DNA from Salmo trutta chromosome 14, fSalTru1.1, whole genome shotgun sequence:
GGGTGGTGTGTGTAAATAATTTTCTTACCTCATCCACTGAGTTGAGATCAATGCCGTCGCCCTGGATGATACGCAGGTAAGATGGCAGCACCTTGAAGCCTTGAGAGTTTAGAGAGCAACCGAAGCACTCCTCCAAAATCTTTATCACCTGGGGAGGGAATAGGTAGTCAAGTACTGCATCCAAACTTGGAAACTTGAATCAAAGAGACAATAATAGGCAACTGAAACCCCCACACAGACGAGTGACATTTCGAAGGGAATCAATAAGAGCTAAGTGTATAGAGCACACCAAGCATGTAGGTCCCAAGGGTGACACTATGGAACCTGAAATCCAATCTGAACAAGAATGCAGGTTTGTCTTAGAAACAATAAAACATAAAAGAACAGCCAACAGCAACTTAAAACGAACTGCTCTTTTCAAAAAACATCCCTTGCAGTAGACCCATTGTCAAGAGAAGTAGACCTTGGATGTACTTGGATGGAAAATGGAAattaactacagttgaagtcagaagtttacataaactagttttaatgactccaacctaagtgtttcaaccatttcacaaatttcttgttaaaaaactatagttttggcaagtcggtcaggacatctactttgtgcatgacacgtcatttttcaaacaattgtttacagacagattatttcactgtatcacaattctagtgggtcagaagtttacatacattaggttgactgtgcctttaaacagcttggaaaattccagaaaattatgtcatggctttagaaacttctgataggctaattgacataatttgagtcaattggaggtctacctgtggatgtatttcaaagcctaccttcaaactcagtgcctctttgcttgacatcatgggaaaatcaaaagaaaatcagccaagacctcagaaaacaattgtagacctccacaagtctggttcatccttgggcgcaatttccgaatgcctgaaggtaccacgttcatctgtacaaacaatagtacgcaagtataaacaccatgggacacgCAGCCATCATGCCgctgaggaaggagacgcgttctgtctcctagagatgaacgtactttggtgcgaaaagtgtaaatcaatcccagaacaacagcaaaggaccttgtgaagatgctggaggatacgggtacaaaagtatctatatccacagtaaaacgagtcctatatcgacataacctgaaaggcagctcagcaaggaagccactactccaaaaccgccataaaaaagcccgactacagtttgcaactccacatggggacaaagattgtactttttggagaaatgtactttggtctgatgaaacaaaaatagaactgtttggccataacgaccatcgttatgtttggaggaaaaagggagaggcttgcaagccgaagaacaccatcccaaacgtgaagcacgggggtggcagcatcatgttgtgggggtgctttgctgcaggagggactggtgcacttcacaaaatagatggcctcatgaggaaggaacattatggggatatattgaagcaacatcaagacatcagtcaggaagttaaagcttggaacCCATGTTCCACTTTCTCAGGTAAATCACTTCAAGTGAACAAACGTCACATGATTTCTTTCAGGCATTTGTTGAACAATGCAAAAGATGAATCCTAGTAGatgggtcttcgaaatggacaatgaccccaagcatacttccaaagttgtggcaaaatggtttaaggacaacaaagtcaaggtattggagtagccatcacaaagccctgacctgaatcccatagaagatttgttggcagaactgaaaaagcgtgtgcgagcaaggcctcatttacaccagctctgtcaggaggaatgggccaaaattcacccaacttattgtgggaagcgtgtggaaggctacccaaaacgtttgaccgaagttaaacaatttaaaggcaatgctaccaaatactaattgagtgtaggtaaacttctgacccagtgggaatgtgatgaaagaaataaaagcagaaataaatcattctttcttctattattttgacatttcacattcttaaaataaagtggtgatcctaactgacctaaggcagggaatttttactagaatgaaatgtcaggaattgtgaaaaactgagttgaaatgtatttggctaaggtgtacgtaaacttccgacttcaactgtatgtaccgtgtgtgtgtgtgtgtgtgtgtgtgtgtgtatggccagccagccagacccACACCACAACCCAGACCTGTGACACTTGAAGCAAGATCATACTTGACTATGAGGGATCCCAAAAAGAAGGTAGGTGTGTGTTCTCCCACCTCGATGAGGGTCTCTGCAGGGTCTCCTGAGTCAGGCCGGATGATCAAGCAGGAGTCTTCGCTCCGCTCTATCACGCGCTCCTTCAGCTTGTCCCCCCAGATGTGTCTACAAGCCTTGAAGATGTCGTAGCTGTCACTGACCACTGATACCGGCCCTGTCGGGAACTGGTCCAGCATGCTCTCGAAGGCCTCCTTCTCCCTGCTCCGCCCCCACGAGATGATTGTACTACAGGGAGAAGATGTAATTGGTTTTAAGAAAGATTTTCAGTAGACTTGCTGGACCTCTTATCCCTACACCTAGGGCTGCATGTTTGCTGTACAAGTCAAAAACCACAAAGCAAAATGTGTGATGCTACATGTGAAAGGGaatatgtgagtgagtgtgttaaagcgtgagtgtgtgtgtgtgtgtatgtgtttgtgagcaTGAGTCTTACCTATGCTCTGCTGCAGGCATAGAGAAGCCTGCCATGGGGCAGCCGTAGTATCGCTGGGCCATCAGTAGCCCTGCTACAGTGTCTGTACTGCAGAAATTCACCAGGTGGGCCGCCCCGCCTAACGCCGCAGactgagagggagaaaggagggaaaATCATCAGTTTCAAAAATTGTCACACAGACAGAAGTGTGCAATTGAAAGAAAGTCTGCTCTAAAATCCCAGGCCCTTTCCCGTTACCTAAGCATCATCCTTGAGAAGAGCATTTTGACCAGTTTCTGTTCATTCTGGTTAAAGTCACAGTAATGCTCCAGTGAGACCTAAAGGCTCTGTCTCTCCTTTGAATACTAATGAACATAGTCAGCAATAATCTGCTACAAGAAATACCCTCATAGTGGGAGGGACATctcaaactatactgaacaaaatataaacacctatgcccacccatggctgcgcccctgcccagtcatgtgaaatccatcgattagggcctaattcatttatttccattgactgattttccttatgtgaactgtaattcagtaaaatcattgaaattgttgcattgtgattatatttttgttcagcatagttTGAGATGTCCCTCCCACAATGAAGATATTTTTTGTAGCAGATTATTGCTGACTATGTTCATTAGTATTCAAAGGAGAGACAGAGCCTTTAGGTCTCACTGGAGCATTACTGTGACTTTAACCAGAATGAACAGAAACTGGTCAAAATGCTGTAAATGGTaacaactacactgaacaaaaatataaacgcaacatgtaaagtgttggtcccatgtttcatgagctgaaaaaaaaaaaagatcccagaaatgtcccaTATGCATTTCTcgtttgccaatataatccatccacctgacagatgtggcatatcaagaagctgattaaacagcatgatcattacacaggtgcaccttgtgcagaggacaataaaaggccactaaaatatacagttgtctcacaacacaatgccgcaaatgtctcaagttgagggagcatgcaattggcatgctgactgcagtgcCAGAGAatagaatgttaatttctctaccgtaagccgtctccaacatcgttttagagaattttgcagtatgtccaaccgcagaccacgtgtatgggcaggcataaactacaaacaacgaacacaattgcgttttagggatggcaatttgaatgcacagagataccatgacgagaccCTGAGGCCCATTGTAATGTGaatcatccgctgccatcacctcatgtttcagcatgataatggtCGCAAGGATCGGTACACAattactggaagctgaaaatgtcccagttcttccactcaccagacatgtcacccattgagcatgtttgggatgctctggatcgacgtgtacagcTGCGTGttacagttcccgccaatatccaacaacttagcacagctattgaagaggagtggtacaacattccacaggccacaatcaactaagaaaaggagatgtgtcacgctgcatgaggcaaatggtggtcaccccagatactgactgattttctgatccacagtcctacctttttttaaaggcatctgtgaccaacagatgcatatctgtattcccagtcatgtgaaatccatagattatgatttccttatatgaaccataactcagtaacatttttgaaattgttgcatttatatttttgttcattgtatatGCATATTTTATACTAGACTGTTGCTCTTCATCAAATCtattttataaagccttttttgttttacatcagaaattgtcacaaagtgctttacagatacccagcccaAAACTCCCAagaaggcaggaacctagaaagaaaccagGCTCAGAGgtgtgaccagtcctcttctggctgggctTGCCGTGGGTCTTACCTCCTGCGAGGAGACCCCTCTGTAGCCAAAGTCATGCAGTTTTAAGTCTAGGCCCTCCAGACTGCCTGACGTGGCCTTCAGGTGCTTGGCCAGGATCTTCTTAAACTCCCGGGAGATGGTCGCCACACTGATGGGATACCACATCTGGACCAGCATGGTctgtgagagaaaaagagaaacagacagagatcgTTAAAACACCATTTGATTTGAGAAGAAGTTGATTTTGTTCAGAGACGACTTCTAAAACCTTTACAATGGGACGTGGCTGTGCCATTGGTGCTGGAAGGGAAGTGGAAATGGGTGGGGGCTGGATAGCAAAAGCTGTGGCTGGTGTTGGGCTCAGTGCCGGCAGGCTAAGCTATCTCCTGAACAGAAAAAAAAGGCAAGAGTGACTGGGTGGAATCATCCTCATTGACCCGATTAGGGGAATTGAAATGGTTTCTTTGACTCCATGACGGTGTCCCCAAcaaaacagagagaaaaaaattgaaatagaaaaataaaaaggAATAAAGTTATGATTTAATGTTAAAATGCACAAGTACAGTagaatgcctttcttgcaaactcaaaacccaacaatgcaatgacaatgtaatactagaagaaaataaaaacacGAGAAATAAGAAATATAAAGAACACAAAAAGTAAATAACATTAAGCATACTATATAAAGGGGCAGTTTCAATACCATATATGCAGGGATACTGGTGTGATGGAGGTAgaaatgtataggggtaaggtgactaggcatcaagaTATAGGATAAATAgtgtagcagcagcttgtatgtgagtgggtgtgtgtgagtgagtgtagtcagtataaatgtatgtgcatgttACAGTATGTGTGAGTGATCAGATGAAGAAGTGAGAATGTGTGTAGGGTCGTATGAGTGTGAATAGACCAAAACAATCAATGAGGATACAAGGTTAActcagatagtccgtgtagcTATTTCATCAGTCATATTGCTTGGGTGATAGAATCTGTTCAAGAGCCAGTTGGtgccagacttgatgcaccggtactgcttgtcgtgcggaagcagagagaatagtctatggcttgggtggttggagtcatGAACGATTTTCCAGGCCTTCCTACCACACACCTGatgtataaactcagcaaaaaaagaaacgtccctttttcagcaccctgtctttcaaagataattcgtaaaaatccaaaaaacttcagatcttcattgtaaagggtttaaacactgtttcccatgcttgttcgttcaatgaaccataaacaattaatgaaaatgcacctgtggaacagtcgtcaagacactaacagcttacagacggtaggcaattaaggtcatggttacgaaaacttaggacacgaaagtggcctttctactgactctgataaacaacaaaagaaagatgcccagggtccctgctcatctgcgtgaacgtgccttaggcatgctgcaaggaggcatgcagatatggccagggcaataaattgcaatgtccgtactgtgagacgcctaagacagcgcttcagggaaacaggacggacagctgatcgtcctcgcagtggcagaccacgtgtaacaacacctgcacaggatcggtacatccgaacatcacatctgtgggacaggatggcaacaacaaccgTCCGAGTTAcaacaggaacgcacaatccctccatcagtgctcagactgtccgctgccaccaccatgctccaccgtagagatggtgccaggttcctccagatgtgacgtttggcatttaggccaaagagttcaatcttggtttcctcagaacagacaatcttgtttctcaaggtctaagagtctttaggtgccttttggaaaactccaagtgggctgtcatgtgccttttactgaggaaaagcttatgtctggccactctaccttaaaggcctgatttgtggagtgctgcagagatgggagaaccttccagaaggacagccatctccacagaggaactctggagctctgtcagagtgaccattgggttcttggtcacctccccgaccaaggctcttctctcccgattgctcagtatggcagggaggccagctctaggaagagtcttgggggttccaaacgtcttccatttaagaagaaGTTAGCCAACTACAActgacgagcagcattgtagaaactaaatacattacaaaggaacgtcttgattagtgttatgttagctagctacatagttgcctttgtatcataaGGTGTaatactgaaactatcgaggttacctagccagctacactttcaaacaaagtcaacaacgcagccactgctagctagcctacttcaccagccagcagtaatgtatcattttaatcattttagtcaataagagttttgcaacgtaagcttaactttctgaacattcgagacgtgtagtccacttgtcattccaatctcctttgcattagcgtagcctcttctgtagcctgtcaactgtgtctgtctatccctgttctctcccctctgcacaggccatacaaacacttcacaccgcgtggtcgctgccactctaacctggtggtcccagcgcgcacgacccacgtggagttccaggtctccggcagcctctggaactgccggtctgcggccaacaaggcagagttcatctcagcctatgctaccctccagtccctcgacttcttggcgctgacggaaacatggattaccacagataacactgctactcctactgctctctcctcatctgcccacgtgttctcgcataccccaagagcatctggccagcggggtggtggcactggaatcctcatctctcccaagtggacattctctctttctcccctgacccatctgtctatcgcctcctttgaattccatgctgtcacagttaccagccctttcaagcttaacatccttatcatttatcgccctccaggttcccttggagagttcatcaatgagcttgacgccttgataagttcctttcctgaggatggctcacctctcatagttctgggtgactttaacctccccacgtctacctttgactcattcctctctgcctccttctttccactcctctcctcttttgacctcaccctctcaccttcccccctactcacaaggcaggcaatacgcttgacctcatctttactagatgctgttcttccactaatctcattgcaactcccctccaagtctccgaccactaccttgtatccttttccctctcgctctcatccaacacttctcactctgcccctactcggatggtattgcgccgtcccaaccttcgctctctctctcccgctactctctcctcttccatactatcatctcttccctctgctcaaaccttctccaacctatttcctgattctgcctcctcaaccctcctctcctccctttctgcatcctttgactctctatgtcccctatcctccaggccggctcggtcctctcctcctgctccgtggctcgacgactcattgcgagctcacagaacagggctccagacagccgagcggaaatggaggaaaactcgcctccctgcggacctggcatcctttcactccctcctctctacattttcctcttctgtctctgctgctaaagccactttctaccacactaaattccaagcatctgcctctaaccctaggaagctctttgccaccttctcctcccttctgaatcctcctccccctccccctctgcggatgacttcgtcaaccattttgaaaagaaggtcgacgacatccgatcctcgtttgctaagtcaaatgacaccgctggtcctgctcacactgccttaccctgtgctttgacctctttctcccctctctctccagatgaaatctcgcgtcttgtgacggccggccgcccaacaacctgcccgcttgaccctatcccctcctctcttctccagaccatttccggagaccttctcccttacctcacctcgctcatcaactcatccttgaccgctggctacgtcccttccgtcttcaagagagcgagagttgcaccccttctgaaaaaacctacactcgatccctccgatgtcaacaactacagaccagtatcccttcttttctctccaaaattcttgaacgtgccgtccttggccagctcccctgctatctctctcagaatgaccttcttgatccaaatcagtcaggtttcaagactggtcattcaactgagactgctcttctctgtgtcacggaggctctccgcactgctaaagctaactctctctctcctctgctctcatccttctagacctatctgctgcctttgatactgtgaaccatcagatcctcctctccaccctctccgagttgggcatctccggctcggcccacgcttggattgcgtcctacctgacaggtctctcctaccaggtggcgtggcgagaatctgtcgccgcaccacgtgctctcaccactggtgtcccccagggctctgttctaggccctctcctattctcgctatacaccaagtcacttggctctgtcatatcctcacatggtctctcctatcattgctatgcagacgacacacaattcatcttctcctttcccccttctgataaccaggtggcgaatcgcatctctgcatgtctggcagacatatcagtgtggatgacggatcaccacctcaagctgaacctcggcaagacggagctgctcttcctcccggggaaggactgcccgttccatgatctcgccatcacggttgacaactccattgtgtcctccccccagagtgctaagaaccttggcgtgaccctggacaacaccctgtcattctccactaacatcaaggcgatgacccgatcctgtaggttcatgctctacaacatttgcagagtacgaccctgcctcacacaggaagcggtgcaggtcctactccaggcacttgtcatctcccgtctggattactgcaactcgctgttggctgggctccctgcctgtgccattaaacccctacaactcatccagaacgccgcagcccgtctggtgttcaaccttcccaagttctctcacgtcaccccgctcctccgctctctccactggcttccagttgaagctcgcatccgctactagaccatggtgcttgcctacggagctgtgaggggaacggcacctccgtaccttcaggctctgatcaggccctacacccaaacaagggcactgcgttcatccacctctggcctgctcgcctccctacctctgaggaagcacagttcccgctcagcccagtcaaaactgtttgctgctctggcaccccaatggtggaacaagctcccttacgacgccaggacagcggagtcaatcaccaccttccggagacacctgaaaccccacctctttaaggaatacctaggataggataaagtaatccttctaacccccccttaaatgatttagatgcactattgtaaagtggctgttccactggatatcataaggtgaatgcaccaatttgtaagtcgctctggataagaacgtctgctaaatgacttaaatgtaaatgtaagaatgatggaggccactgtgttcttgtggacatTCAACTTTTCCCCAGATccttgcctcgacacaatcctatctcggagctctatggacaattcctttgatggcttgggttttgctctgacatgcactgtcaactgtgggaccttatatagacaggtgtgtgcctttccaaatcatgtccaatcaattgaatttaccacaggtggactccaataaaagttgtagaaacatcaaggatgatcaatggaaacaggatgcacctgagctaaatttcgagacTCATAGATAAGGGTTGGAacacttacgtaaataaggtatttctgttttttatttgtaataaatttgcaaacatttctaaaaacctgttttcactttgtcataatggggtattgtgtgtagattgatgaggggggaaaaaatattttatacattttagaataaggttgtaatgtaacaaaatttttaaaaaaagggaaggggtctgaatactttccaaatgaactGTACAGGTAGGGATAAATGTAAGCTACAGTAATGTAATGtaacgtacagtgccttcagaaagtattcacaccccttgactttaacAATTTGGTTGTGTTACAGATTGAATTTAAAATcgattaaatgtagatttttttggtcactagcctacacaaaatgccccataatgtcaaagtggaattatgcagcttcactggctgtcgtcatatcgatcccgctaacgggattcaagccataacaggttaagaaaCATATGCTGTATTAGAGAAAGGAAGTACAACAAAATGACAACGAAAGGGATACTAAGGGGGAAATTAAGAAAATTACCTCAATATAGTTGGTGAGCCAGAAGAAATCTGGGTCTGTGTTTTCCACTGTGAAGAGGACGTTCCCTCTGGGAATGATCTTCCCCTCAGGAACCGCTTTGATTCGAATTGGGAGACGGCCATCATACTTCTGATGGAACAGCATCAAAATCTATAATCaacctcggtgtgtgtgtgttcacatgaACATCTTACAGCGAGTAGCCTAACAGTTGAGACTGCATCAGTAAAATAGTCTTCATTGAAAAGCTAAAATAAGAGTGTGTCTAGTCTCTGATTAAGACATCCCACCTACCTCCAGCACTTTCCTCCAGCCTTCCTCATCAAACACAGTCTGTCTAAAGTGCATCTGATAAAAGACTTTGGCTTCCTGAATCTTCTCCTCAGTGATGACTCGTCCTGATTAGGGGAGACAATGGGAAAAAGTAATTAATGAATCTAAATGaacacagacagaaacaaacaaaccaaaaaccCACTAGCCCACATTTTGTCAAGCAACATTTGAGCTAACAGTGTAAAAATAGATCTGTCCCACCCCCACTTACTGCAATTCCCTTTCATTCAGTCAAAATTGAGTGTCAGTGGGTGATCAAGTGCCACAGAGAGACACAGTCAGTGGTGGAGCATGGTTGACTAGTATGGCTGGAGGAGACTCTCTGATTGGATAGAGGAGTGAAACCCTAGCCTGGAGGAGGACCTCAGCAGTCAGAAACAAAACCCTCAGTGGTCCTCTCAGGGTGACAGGTCactgttcacacatgactgcatATGGGACCAGATACAAACACTGCTGACTGCCATGTCTGGAGACCCTAAAATTAGATGAGTTGAAGTTggtcctttttatttatttttaaacatacTTTATCTAGGCTGTCATAGTTGCGTGGATGTGGCCATTTGATTGAATTTGCAAATGTTCCATTGAGGTTGTGTGCATGAAATCTTCTGTAATCTGTGGTTTGTTTTGGAAGTTTTTCCATAACCTTCACCAAGTGACTTAGTGGGTCATACATGCACATCATGTGACAAAGGACAACACTGGTGGTAAATAGAACATAGTGTGGGCTGAGGTGACCTCTAAACACTGACTACAATGAGAAAGAAGAAACTCAAGAATGGAACTCTAAAAGAATGGAGATGAAAGAAGCAAGTGGAATTTCCTT
Protein-coding regions in this window:
- the nampt2 gene encoding nicotinamide phosphoribosyltransferase 2; the encoded protein is MAAQDFNILLATDSYKITHYKQYPPNVNKVYSYFECRRKKGGAQFNEIVFFGLQYLLKKYLSGRVITEEKIQEAKVFYQMHFRQTVFDEEGWRKVLEKYDGRLPIRIKAVPEGKIIPRGNVLFTVENTDPDFFWLTNYIETMLVQMWYPISVATISREFKKILAKHLKATSGSLEGLDLKLHDFGYRGVSSQESAALGGAAHLVNFCSTDTVAGLLMAQRYYGCPMAGFSMPAAEHSTIISWGRSREKEAFESMLDQFPTGPVSVVSDSYDIFKACRHIWGDKLKERVIERSEDSCLIIRPDSGDPAETLIEVIKILEECFGCSLNSQGFKVLPSYLRIIQGDGIDLNSVDEILEKLSDEGWSAENVFFGCGSALLQKLNRDTLNCAFKCSYVETNGKGMDVYKQPVTDPSKGSKRGLLSLRRNSDGFIETVERGVGKPEEDMLVIVFENGSIVQEYTLEEIRKNARLQEDDIAPSQHNQDEPKSLELHQKHIMNGVH